One segment of Pandoraea pnomenusa DNA contains the following:
- the carB gene encoding carbamoyl-phosphate synthase large subunit: MPKRTDIKSILIIGAGPIIIGQACEFDYSGAQACKALREEGYKVILINSNPATIMTDPDTADVTYIEPITWEVVERIIAKERPDAILPTMGGQTALNCALDLHRHGVLDKYKVELIGASPEAIDKAEDRQKFKDAMTKIGLGSAKSGIAHSMEDALAVQAQITAETGGSGYPMVIRPSFTLGGSGGGIAYNREEFEEICKRGLDLSPTRELLIEESLLGWKEFEMEVVRDRADNCIIVCSIENLDPMGVHTGDSITVAPAQTLTDKEYQLLRNASLAVLREIGVETGGSNVQFSINPKDGRMVVIEMNPRVSRSSALASKATGFPIAKVAAKLAVGYTLDELRNEITGGATPASFEPTIDYVVTKVPRFAFEKFREADARLTTQMKSVGEVMAMGRTFQESFQKAMRGLEVGVDGLDEKSTDRDEIVAEIGEPGPDRIWYVGDAFRIGMSLEEVYAETAIDPWFLAQLEDIVKKEKALAGRTLESLSTEELRFLKQSGFSDRRLAKLLDTDQTAVRRARIAQKVRPVYKRVDTCAAEFSTNTAYMYSTYEEECEAQPTNKKKIMVLGGGPNRIGQGIEFDYCCVHAALALREDGYETIMVNCNPETVSTDYDTSDRLYFEPVTLEDVLEIVDLEKPAGVIVQYGGQTPLKLALDLEANGVPIVGTSPDMIDAAEDRERFQKLLNDLGLRQPPNRTARAEDEALKLASEIGYPLVVRPSYVLGGRAMEIVHEPRDLERYMREAVKVSNDSPVLLDRFLDDAIECDVDCISDGTDVYIGGVMEHIEQAGVHSGDSACSLPPYSLSAETVAELKRQTAAMARALNVIGLMNVQFAIQQGNGVDTIYVLEVNPRASRTVPYVSKATGRQLAKIAARAMVGQSLTSQNVTTEVVPPYFSVKEAVFPFVKFPGVDPVLGPEMRSTGEVMGVGRTFGEALFKSQLAAGSRLPASGTVLLTVKDADKPRAVEVARMLHALGYPIVATRGTAAAIEAAGIPVRVVNKVKDGRPHIVDMIKNGEIALVFTTVDETRTAIADSRSIRMSAQAHKVTYYTTISGARAAVEGLKYLQNLEVYDLQGLHASLPN, from the coding sequence ATGCCAAAGCGCACAGACATCAAGAGCATCCTCATCATCGGCGCCGGCCCGATCATCATCGGTCAGGCATGCGAGTTCGATTATTCCGGCGCACAGGCCTGCAAGGCCCTGCGCGAGGAAGGCTACAAGGTCATTCTGATCAACAGCAACCCGGCCACGATCATGACCGACCCGGATACGGCCGATGTGACCTACATCGAACCGATCACGTGGGAAGTCGTCGAGCGCATCATCGCCAAGGAGCGCCCGGACGCGATCCTGCCGACGATGGGCGGCCAGACCGCGCTGAACTGCGCGCTCGACCTGCACCGCCACGGCGTGCTCGACAAGTACAAGGTGGAACTCATTGGCGCGTCGCCCGAAGCCATCGACAAGGCCGAAGACCGCCAGAAGTTCAAGGACGCGATGACCAAGATCGGTCTCGGTTCGGCCAAGTCGGGCATCGCCCACTCGATGGAAGACGCCCTGGCCGTGCAGGCGCAGATCACGGCCGAGACCGGCGGCAGCGGCTACCCGATGGTGATCCGTCCGTCGTTCACGCTCGGCGGCTCGGGCGGCGGCATTGCCTACAACCGCGAGGAATTCGAAGAGATCTGCAAGCGCGGTCTCGACCTCTCGCCCACGCGCGAACTCCTCATCGAGGAGTCGCTCCTCGGCTGGAAGGAGTTCGAGATGGAAGTCGTGCGCGATCGCGCCGATAACTGCATCATCGTCTGCTCGATCGAAAACCTCGACCCGATGGGCGTGCACACCGGCGACTCGATTACCGTCGCCCCCGCGCAAACGCTCACCGACAAGGAATACCAGTTGCTGCGCAACGCGTCGCTCGCCGTATTGCGCGAGATCGGCGTGGAGACGGGCGGCTCGAATGTCCAGTTCTCGATCAACCCGAAGGACGGCCGCATGGTCGTCATCGAGATGAACCCCCGTGTGTCGCGCTCGTCGGCGCTGGCCTCGAAGGCCACCGGGTTCCCGATCGCGAAGGTCGCCGCCAAGCTCGCCGTGGGCTATACGCTCGACGAACTGCGCAACGAAATCACCGGCGGCGCCACGCCGGCTTCGTTCGAGCCGACCATCGACTATGTCGTGACCAAGGTGCCCCGTTTCGCCTTCGAGAAGTTCCGCGAAGCCGACGCCCGCCTCACCACGCAGATGAAGTCGGTCGGGGAAGTGATGGCCATGGGCCGCACGTTCCAGGAATCGTTCCAGAAGGCCATGCGCGGTCTGGAAGTCGGCGTGGACGGTCTGGACGAGAAGTCGACCGATCGCGACGAGATCGTGGCCGAAATCGGTGAACCGGGCCCGGACCGCATCTGGTACGTCGGCGACGCGTTCCGCATCGGCATGAGCCTCGAGGAGGTCTACGCCGAGACGGCCATCGACCCGTGGTTCCTCGCCCAGCTCGAAGACATCGTCAAGAAGGAAAAGGCGCTCGCCGGCCGCACGCTGGAGAGCCTGTCGACCGAAGAACTGCGCTTCCTGAAGCAAAGCGGTTTCTCCGATCGCCGCCTGGCCAAGCTGCTGGATACCGACCAGACCGCCGTGCGCCGCGCGCGCATCGCGCAGAAGGTGCGCCCGGTCTACAAGCGCGTGGACACGTGCGCGGCCGAATTCTCGACCAATACCGCTTACATGTACTCGACCTATGAGGAAGAGTGCGAAGCCCAGCCGACCAACAAGAAGAAGATCATGGTGCTTGGCGGCGGCCCGAACCGGATCGGTCAGGGCATCGAGTTCGATTACTGCTGCGTGCACGCGGCGCTCGCGCTGCGCGAGGACGGGTACGAGACCATCATGGTCAACTGCAACCCGGAAACGGTGTCGACGGACTACGACACGTCCGATCGTCTGTACTTCGAACCGGTGACGCTCGAGGACGTGCTGGAAATCGTCGACCTCGAGAAGCCGGCCGGCGTGATCGTGCAGTACGGCGGTCAGACGCCGCTGAAGCTCGCCCTCGATCTCGAGGCGAACGGCGTGCCCATCGTCGGCACCAGCCCGGACATGATCGATGCCGCGGAAGACCGCGAGCGTTTCCAGAAGCTGCTCAACGACCTCGGTCTGCGTCAGCCGCCCAACCGCACGGCGCGCGCCGAGGACGAAGCCCTGAAGCTGGCCTCGGAAATCGGCTATCCCCTGGTCGTGCGTCCTTCGTACGTGCTGGGTGGCCGCGCGATGGAAATCGTTCACGAGCCGCGTGACCTCGAGCGCTACATGCGCGAAGCCGTCAAGGTGAGCAACGATAGCCCCGTGCTGCTCGACCGCTTCCTGGACGACGCCATCGAATGCGACGTCGACTGCATCTCGGACGGTACCGACGTGTATATCGGCGGCGTGATGGAGCACATCGAACAGGCCGGCGTGCACTCGGGCGACTCGGCCTGCTCGCTGCCGCCGTACTCGCTGTCGGCCGAAACGGTCGCCGAACTCAAGCGCCAGACGGCCGCGATGGCCAGGGCGCTCAACGTGATCGGCCTGATGAACGTGCAGTTCGCGATTCAGCAGGGCAATGGCGTGGACACGATCTATGTGCTCGAAGTGAACCCGCGCGCCTCGCGTACGGTGCCGTACGTCTCGAAGGCCACCGGCCGTCAGCTGGCCAAGATCGCCGCGCGCGCCATGGTCGGCCAGTCGCTCACGTCGCAGAACGTGACGACCGAGGTCGTGCCGCCATATTTCAGCGTGAAGGAAGCGGTGTTCCCGTTCGTGAAGTTCCCGGGGGTCGACCCGGTGCTCGGACCGGAAATGCGCTCGACCGGCGAAGTGATGGGCGTGGGCCGCACGTTCGGCGAAGCGCTCTTCAAGTCGCAACTGGCGGCCGGCTCGCGCCTGCCGGCCTCGGGCACGGTGCTGCTCACCGTCAAGGACGCCGACAAGCCGCGTGCCGTCGAGGTCGCCCGCATGCTGCACGCGCTGGGTTACCCGATCGTGGCAACGCGCGGGACCGCGGCGGCGATCGAAGCCGCCGGCATCCCGGTGCGCGTGGTCAACAAGGTGAAGGATGGCCGTCCGCACATCGTCGACATGATCAAGAACGGCGAAATCGCGCTGGTATTCACCACGGTGGATGAAACGCGCACGGCCATCGCCGACTCGCGCTCGATCCGCATGTCGGCGCAGGCACACAAGGTCACGTACTACACGACCATCTCGGGCGCCCGCGCCGCGGTGGAAGGCCTGAAATACCTGCAGAACCTCGAGGTCTACGATCTCCAGGGGCTTCACGCCTCGCTGCCGAACTGA
- the greA gene encoding transcription elongation factor GreA: MSTIPLTKRGAELLKNELHRLKTVERPNVITAIAEARAQGDLSENAEYDAAKEKQGFIEGRIAELESKLSAAQIIDPAALDAEGRVVFAATVELEDLDNGGTVLYQIVGDDEADLEHGKISVSSPIARALIGKYAGDVAEVQAPSGVREYEIIDVRYV, translated from the coding sequence ATGAGTACCATTCCTCTGACCAAACGGGGCGCCGAGCTGCTCAAGAATGAGCTGCACCGCCTGAAGACCGTCGAACGTCCGAACGTGATCACTGCGATTGCCGAAGCCCGTGCGCAGGGTGATCTGTCGGAAAATGCGGAATACGACGCCGCCAAGGAAAAGCAGGGCTTCATCGAAGGGCGCATCGCCGAACTCGAGTCGAAGCTCTCGGCGGCCCAAATCATCGACCCCGCGGCGCTCGACGCCGAAGGCCGCGTGGTGTTCGCCGCCACCGTCGAACTCGAAGACCTCGACAACGGCGGCACGGTCCTGTATCAGATCGTCGGCGACGATGAAGCCGACCTGGAGCACGGCAAGATCTCGGTGAGTTCGCCGATCGCACGTGCGCTCATCGGCAAGTACGCAGGCGATGTGGCCGAAGTGCAGGCCCCGAGCGGCGTGCGTGAGTACGAGATCATCGATGTCCGCTACGTCTGA
- a CDS encoding DUF4149 domain-containing protein, which yields MSATSDVTSAGGSPRLERLFRLVATLWCGSQWAIGYVVAPTLFAVLESRTVAGTVAGRLFHTQAWLSLVCGALLVWLATALIARTPDATAARSYRTLRWLAVAMMVCVLIASFGLQPFMADLRAQAEAAGVEIGQSVFAARFGMLHGISSGIYLLQSLLGIVLIWRQPVRG from the coding sequence ATGTCCGCTACGTCTGATGTGACGTCTGCCGGCGGCTCGCCCAGGCTGGAACGGTTGTTCCGGCTGGTGGCAACGCTCTGGTGCGGGAGTCAGTGGGCGATTGGTTATGTCGTCGCGCCCACGCTTTTTGCGGTGCTCGAATCACGCACCGTGGCCGGAACGGTCGCAGGCCGGCTATTCCACACGCAGGCCTGGTTGAGCCTGGTTTGCGGGGCGCTACTGGTCTGGCTGGCTACGGCGCTCATCGCCCGTACGCCCGATGCCACGGCCGCGCGCAGCTATCGAACGCTTCGCTGGTTGGCGGTGGCGATGATGGTCTGCGTGCTGATCGCTTCGTTTGGCCTGCAGCCGTTCATGGCGGATTTGCGTGCGCAGGCGGAAGCCGCGGGCGTGGAAATCGGTCAGTCGGTTTTTGCCGCCCGATTCGGCATGCTTCACGGCATTTCGAGCGGAATTTACCTGCTGCAAAGTCTGTTGGGGATCGTGCTGATCTGGCGTCAGCCAGTACGCGGCTGA
- the yhbY gene encoding ribosome assembly RNA-binding protein YhbY: MPALTLTPAQRADLRSAAHALNPVVLIGADGLTPAVLKEIDGALKAHELIKVRVFGDERDTRVAIYDTICDQLGAAPVQHIGKLLVLYRPTTDETAEAPVRAKSGGTGATVKGRAPRTVTVVKHSTNAGRRPTVKKVTVRGNERMTAGGIVKKAKKRQTSVKRQRND, from the coding sequence ATGCCCGCTTTGACCCTGACCCCGGCGCAACGCGCCGACTTGCGCTCCGCCGCCCATGCGCTGAATCCCGTCGTTCTGATCGGCGCCGACGGCTTGACGCCGGCGGTGCTCAAGGAAATCGACGGCGCCCTCAAGGCCCACGAACTGATCAAGGTGCGCGTGTTCGGCGACGAACGCGACACGCGCGTGGCGATTTACGACACCATTTGCGACCAACTCGGTGCCGCGCCGGTGCAACACATCGGCAAACTGCTGGTCCTGTACCGTCCCACGACCGACGAAACCGCCGAAGCCCCGGTTCGCGCCAAATCCGGCGGAACCGGAGCCACGGTCAAGGGCCGCGCCCCCCGCACTGTGACAGTCGTCAAGCACAGCACCAACGCCGGGCGACGCCCGACGGTCAAGAAAGTGACCGTTCGCGGCAACGAACGCATGACTGCCGGCGGCATCGTCAAGAAGGCCAAGAAGCGCCAGACCAGCGTCAAGCGTCAGCGCAACGACTGA
- a CDS encoding RlmE family RNA methyltransferase, with product MAKNRFSHAWLHDHINDPYVKMAQREGYRARAAYKLKEIDEQDRLIKPGQVIVDLGSTPGSWSQYARNKLAKGNRVDGGIDGTIIALDILPMEPIADVHFLQGDFREDSVLEQLEEIVAGRKVDLVVSDMAPNLSGVASADAARIEHLCDLALDFAQRHLKPEGALLVKCFHGSGYSQIVEKFKQQFKTVAPRKPKASRDKSSETFILGRGLKKPA from the coding sequence ATGGCAAAAAACCGTTTCAGTCACGCGTGGCTGCACGATCACATCAACGATCCCTACGTCAAAATGGCGCAGCGCGAGGGCTATCGCGCCCGCGCAGCCTATAAACTCAAGGAAATCGACGAACAGGACCGGCTCATCAAGCCGGGGCAGGTGATTGTCGACCTGGGGTCGACACCCGGCAGTTGGAGTCAATACGCGCGCAACAAGCTCGCCAAGGGCAATCGGGTCGACGGCGGTATCGACGGCACGATCATCGCGCTCGATATCTTGCCGATGGAGCCGATCGCCGACGTCCATTTCCTGCAGGGCGACTTCCGGGAGGACAGTGTCCTCGAGCAACTCGAGGAAATCGTTGCCGGGCGCAAAGTCGACCTTGTAGTTTCGGATATGGCCCCCAACTTGTCGGGAGTGGCGTCGGCCGACGCCGCGCGAATCGAGCATTTATGCGATCTGGCGCTCGATTTCGCTCAACGACACCTGAAACCGGAGGGCGCGCTGCTGGTCAAATGTTTTCACGGCAGCGGCTATAGCCAGATCGTCGAGAAATTCAAACAACAGTTCAAAACCGTGGCGCCGCGCAAGCCGAAGGCGTCTCGAGACAAATCTTCCGAAACGTTCATCCTCGGACGGGGTTTGAAAAAACCGGCTTGA
- the ftsH gene encoding ATP-dependent zinc metalloprotease FtsH — translation MNNNMFSKAAVWLVIALVLFTVFKQFDKPHVQEGVTYSQFMDDAKNGKIKNVVVQGRSLQVTPSDGQKYTIVSPGDIWMVGDLMKYGVQVSGKADDEPNVLMSALYYLGPTLLIIGFWFYMMRQMQGGGKGGAFSFGKSRARLIDENANPVTFADVAGCDEAKYEVGELVDFLKDPQKFQKLGGRIPRGVLLVGPPGTGKTLLARAIAGEAKVPFFSISGSDFVEMFVGVGAARVRDMFENAKKQSPCIVFIDEIDAVGRHRGAGMGGGNDEREQTLNQMLVEMDGFEANSGVIVIAATNRSDVLDKALLRPGRFDRQVYVGLPDIRGREQILKVHLRKVPIASDVDASVIARGTPGMSGADLANLVNEAALFAARRNKRIVEMLDFEDAKDKIFMGPERKSAVMRDEERRATAYHESGHAVVAMLLPGADPVHKVTIIPRGWALGLTMQLPEHDKYSEYRDTMLTQIAILFGGRAAEEVFINKMSTGASNDFERATKLARDMVTRYGMSDALGPMVYVDTEQDSVFGRMSAKSVSEATQQKVDAEVRRILDEQYALAKKLLEDNREKVESMTQALMEWETIDGEQINDIMDGRPPRPPKSGPSNGGASGGNSPLKPSNTPATV, via the coding sequence TTGAACAATAATATGTTTTCCAAAGCGGCGGTGTGGTTAGTCATCGCGCTGGTCTTGTTTACTGTTTTTAAACAGTTCGACAAGCCGCACGTCCAGGAGGGCGTGACGTACTCCCAGTTCATGGACGATGCCAAGAACGGCAAGATCAAGAACGTGGTGGTGCAGGGCCGCAGCCTTCAGGTCACGCCCAGCGACGGTCAGAAGTACACCATCGTGTCGCCCGGCGACATCTGGATGGTGGGCGATCTCATGAAGTACGGTGTTCAGGTCTCGGGCAAGGCCGACGACGAACCGAACGTGCTCATGTCCGCGCTTTACTACCTCGGACCAACGCTGCTGATCATCGGCTTCTGGTTCTACATGATGCGGCAGATGCAGGGCGGGGGTAAGGGCGGCGCCTTTTCCTTCGGTAAATCCCGTGCGCGCCTCATCGACGAGAATGCCAATCCGGTCACCTTTGCCGACGTCGCGGGCTGCGACGAAGCCAAGTACGAGGTCGGCGAGCTGGTCGACTTCCTGAAGGATCCGCAGAAATTCCAGAAGCTGGGCGGGCGTATTCCACGCGGCGTGCTGCTCGTCGGGCCGCCGGGAACTGGTAAGACGCTGCTGGCACGCGCCATCGCGGGCGAAGCCAAGGTGCCGTTCTTCAGCATTTCGGGTTCGGACTTCGTGGAAATGTTCGTCGGCGTGGGCGCGGCCCGTGTGCGCGACATGTTCGAAAACGCCAAGAAGCAGTCGCCGTGTATCGTGTTCATCGACGAAATCGACGCGGTCGGTCGCCATCGTGGCGCCGGCATGGGCGGCGGTAATGACGAACGCGAGCAGACGCTGAACCAGATGCTCGTCGAAATGGACGGCTTCGAAGCGAATTCGGGCGTGATCGTGATCGCGGCGACCAACCGTTCGGACGTGCTGGACAAGGCGCTGCTGCGTCCGGGGCGCTTCGACCGTCAGGTCTACGTCGGTTTGCCGGATATCCGCGGTCGCGAGCAGATCCTGAAGGTGCACCTGCGCAAGGTGCCGATTGCGAGCGACGTCGACGCATCGGTCATCGCACGCGGTACGCCGGGCATGTCGGGCGCCGATCTGGCCAACCTCGTGAACGAAGCGGCATTGTTTGCGGCGCGTCGTAACAAGCGCATCGTCGAGATGCTCGACTTCGAAGACGCGAAGGACAAGATTTTCATGGGTCCCGAGCGCAAGTCGGCGGTCATGCGCGACGAGGAACGCCGTGCCACGGCCTACCACGAGTCGGGTCACGCGGTGGTGGCGATGCTTCTGCCGGGGGCCGATCCGGTCCACAAGGTCACGATCATTCCGCGTGGATGGGCGCTGGGTCTGACGATGCAGTTGCCGGAACACGACAAGTATTCGGAGTATCGCGACACCATGCTCACGCAGATCGCGATCCTGTTTGGCGGTCGTGCGGCCGAGGAAGTCTTCATCAACAAGATGTCGACGGGGGCATCGAACGACTTCGAGCGCGCGACCAAGCTGGCGCGCGACATGGTGACCCGCTACGGCATGTCGGACGCCCTGGGCCCGATGGTCTACGTCGACACGGAGCAGGATTCGGTGTTCGGCCGGATGTCAGCCAAGTCGGTGTCGGAAGCCACGCAGCAAAAGGTCGATGCGGAAGTGCGTCGTATTCTCGACGAGCAGTACGCGCTGGCCAAGAAGCTGCTGGAAGACAACCGCGAGAAGGTCGAGTCGATGACGCAGGCGCTCATGGAGTGGGAAACCATCGACGGCGAGCAGATCAACGACATCATGGACGGCCGTCCGCCGCGCCCGCCGAAGAGCGGCCCGTCGAACGGTGGTGCTTCGGGCGGCAACTCGCCGCTCAAGCCGAGCAACACCCCGGCAACCGTCTGA